From the genome of Malus domestica chromosome 04, GDT2T_hap1, one region includes:
- the LOC103432775 gene encoding protein IQ-DOMAIN 13 isoform X1 translates to MGKKGSWFSAIRRVFSPHSKDKDKDKAVNGSERKNTKEKKKGLGKLNRGETNSFIPLFREPSSVEKIFGDFEREQQRVTFRPPTPDEQPKTPPFVPPRVASPRVGSPRAASPRSSSPRAPSPRALSPRAPSPRALSPRAPPPRAPPPPRAPPPRAPPPRAQSPSTFHQHKEISYRPEPTLRNHHASATKIQAVYRGYMARRSFRALKGLVRLQGVVRGQNVKRQTMNAMKYMQLSVRVQSQIQSRRIQMLENQARHQVQNKYDKDVESTFGKWNLSQQSETANNEEWDDSLLTKEEVEARLQKKVEAVMKRERAMAYAYSNQLWKATPKSGQTPIADIRSGGFPWWWNWLERQIPPVDPPVPATNALKTFQFTPPRLGSERKPSPLAQSSNQGEHPFPFDNNFDTPKSSATTINLTTIKPARTPPPTNMSRTPQANRSGLSKYRRTPADGAESPFGFPLKDDASLTSCPPFSVPNYMAPTASAKAKARASSNPRDRFVGTPTSESKRRLSFPLTQGIGSFKWNKASFFSNNKDSSSPMNLDKNRSLQSIGNTSIDSTVSMPAAPRAGRKPFKRFV, encoded by the exons ATGGGAAAGAAAGGGAGTTGGTTTTCCGCCATAAGGAGGGTTTTCTCTCCTCATTCCAAGGACAAGGACAAGGACAAGGCAGTCAAT GGTTCGGAGAggaaaaacacaaaagaaaagaagaaggggCTTGGGAAACTAAATCGTGGAGAGACCAATTCATTCATTCCGCTGTTCAGAGAACCAAGCAGCGTTGAGAAAATTTTTGGGGATTTTGAGAGGGAGCAACAAAGAGTAACTTTTAGGCCTCCTACACCTGATGAGCAACCAAAGACCCCACCATTTGTGCCTCCTAGAGTTGCTTCTCCGAGGGTTGGTTCACCAAGGGCTGCTTCTCCAAGGTCTTCTTCCCCAAGAGCTCCTTCTCCAAGGGCTCTTTCCCCAAGAGCTCCTTCTCCAAGGGCTCTTTCCCCAAGAGCTCCACCTCCAAGAGCTCCCCCTCCTCCAAGAGCTCCTCCTCCAAGAGCTCCTCCTCCAAGAGCTCAATCTCCTAGCACCTTTCATCAACATAAGGAGATTAGCTACAGACCTGAACCAACTCTAAGGAACCACCATGCCTCAGCTACTAAAATTCAGGCAGTCTATAGAGGTTATATG GCAAGAAGAAGCTTTAGAGCTCTAAAGGGTCTAGTGAGGCTTCAAGGAGTAGTAAGAGGCCAGAACGTGAAGCGTCAGACGATGAATGCCATGAAATACATGCAACTCTCGGTGCGTGTTCAGTCTCAAATTCAGTCACGGAGGATTCAGATGTTAGAAAACCAAGCACGACATCAAGTCCAAAACAAGTATGACAAAGATGTGGAAAGCACCTTCGGCAAATGGAACTTGAGCCAGCAA TCTGAGACGGCCAATAACGAGGAATGGGATGATAGCTTGCTAACTAAGGAGGAAGTGGAGGCAAGGTTGCAGAAAAAGGTTGAGGCAGTCATGAAAAGAGAGAGAGCAATGGCTTACGCATACTCCAACCAG CTGTGGAAGGCTACTCCTAAATCAGGTCAAACACCTATAGCTGATATCCGGTCTGGGGGATTTCCGTGGTGGTGGAACTGGTTGGAACGTCAGATCCCTCCAGTAGACCCTCCTGTGCCAGCAACCAATGCATTGAAAACTTTTCAGTTTACTCCTCCAAGACTAGGATCAGAGCGAAAGCCAAGCCCCCTGGCCCAGTCAAGCAATCAAGGGGAACATCCTTTTCCATTTGATAACAATTTTGACACACCAAAATCGTCAGCAACAACCATTAATCTGACAACAATAAAACCAGCACGAACCCCGCCTCCTACTAATATGAGTAGGACTCCACAAGCAAACAGGTCTGGGCTATCGAAGTACAGAAGAACACCAGCTGATGGAGCTGAATCCCCTTTCGGTTTTCCACTCAAGGATGATGCCAGCCTCACAAGCTGCCCCCCATTTTCGGTTCCAAACTACATGGCTCCCACGGCATCAGCCAAAGCGAAAGCACGAGCTAGTAGCAATCCCAGGGATAGATTTGTGGGGACACCGACCAGTGAGTCCAAAAGGAGGCTTTCCTTCCCTTTGACACAAGGTATTGGGTCTTTCAAGTGGAACAAAGCTTCTTTTTTCTCTAACAACAAGGATTCCAGCTCTCCAATGAATTTAGATAAGAACCGGTCTTTGCAATCTATCGGAAACACGAGCATAGATTCCACGGTTTCGATGCCTGCGGCTCCACGAGCTGGGAGGAAGCCGTTTAAACGATTTGTGTGA
- the LOC103432775 gene encoding protein IQ-DOMAIN 13 isoform X2 — protein sequence MGKKGSWFSAIRRVFSPHSKDKDKDKAVNGSERKNTKEKKKGLGKLNRGETNSFIPLFREPSSVEKIFGDFEREQQRVTFRPPTPDEQPKTPPFVPPRVASPRVGSPRAASPRSSSPRAPSPRALSPRAPSPRAPPPPRAPPPRAPPPRAQSPSTFHQHKEISYRPEPTLRNHHASATKIQAVYRGYMARRSFRALKGLVRLQGVVRGQNVKRQTMNAMKYMQLSVRVQSQIQSRRIQMLENQARHQVQNKYDKDVESTFGKWNLSQQSETANNEEWDDSLLTKEEVEARLQKKVEAVMKRERAMAYAYSNQLWKATPKSGQTPIADIRSGGFPWWWNWLERQIPPVDPPVPATNALKTFQFTPPRLGSERKPSPLAQSSNQGEHPFPFDNNFDTPKSSATTINLTTIKPARTPPPTNMSRTPQANRSGLSKYRRTPADGAESPFGFPLKDDASLTSCPPFSVPNYMAPTASAKAKARASSNPRDRFVGTPTSESKRRLSFPLTQGIGSFKWNKASFFSNNKDSSSPMNLDKNRSLQSIGNTSIDSTVSMPAAPRAGRKPFKRFV from the exons ATGGGAAAGAAAGGGAGTTGGTTTTCCGCCATAAGGAGGGTTTTCTCTCCTCATTCCAAGGACAAGGACAAGGACAAGGCAGTCAAT GGTTCGGAGAggaaaaacacaaaagaaaagaagaaggggCTTGGGAAACTAAATCGTGGAGAGACCAATTCATTCATTCCGCTGTTCAGAGAACCAAGCAGCGTTGAGAAAATTTTTGGGGATTTTGAGAGGGAGCAACAAAGAGTAACTTTTAGGCCTCCTACACCTGATGAGCAACCAAAGACCCCACCATTTGTGCCTCCTAGAGTTGCTTCTCCGAGGGTTGGTTCACCAAGGGCTGCTTCTCCAAGGTCTTCTTCCCCAAGAGCTCCTTCTCCAAGGGCTCTTTCCCCAAGAGCTCCTT CTCCAAGAGCTCCCCCTCCTCCAAGAGCTCCTCCTCCAAGAGCTCCTCCTCCAAGAGCTCAATCTCCTAGCACCTTTCATCAACATAAGGAGATTAGCTACAGACCTGAACCAACTCTAAGGAACCACCATGCCTCAGCTACTAAAATTCAGGCAGTCTATAGAGGTTATATG GCAAGAAGAAGCTTTAGAGCTCTAAAGGGTCTAGTGAGGCTTCAAGGAGTAGTAAGAGGCCAGAACGTGAAGCGTCAGACGATGAATGCCATGAAATACATGCAACTCTCGGTGCGTGTTCAGTCTCAAATTCAGTCACGGAGGATTCAGATGTTAGAAAACCAAGCACGACATCAAGTCCAAAACAAGTATGACAAAGATGTGGAAAGCACCTTCGGCAAATGGAACTTGAGCCAGCAA TCTGAGACGGCCAATAACGAGGAATGGGATGATAGCTTGCTAACTAAGGAGGAAGTGGAGGCAAGGTTGCAGAAAAAGGTTGAGGCAGTCATGAAAAGAGAGAGAGCAATGGCTTACGCATACTCCAACCAG CTGTGGAAGGCTACTCCTAAATCAGGTCAAACACCTATAGCTGATATCCGGTCTGGGGGATTTCCGTGGTGGTGGAACTGGTTGGAACGTCAGATCCCTCCAGTAGACCCTCCTGTGCCAGCAACCAATGCATTGAAAACTTTTCAGTTTACTCCTCCAAGACTAGGATCAGAGCGAAAGCCAAGCCCCCTGGCCCAGTCAAGCAATCAAGGGGAACATCCTTTTCCATTTGATAACAATTTTGACACACCAAAATCGTCAGCAACAACCATTAATCTGACAACAATAAAACCAGCACGAACCCCGCCTCCTACTAATATGAGTAGGACTCCACAAGCAAACAGGTCTGGGCTATCGAAGTACAGAAGAACACCAGCTGATGGAGCTGAATCCCCTTTCGGTTTTCCACTCAAGGATGATGCCAGCCTCACAAGCTGCCCCCCATTTTCGGTTCCAAACTACATGGCTCCCACGGCATCAGCCAAAGCGAAAGCACGAGCTAGTAGCAATCCCAGGGATAGATTTGTGGGGACACCGACCAGTGAGTCCAAAAGGAGGCTTTCCTTCCCTTTGACACAAGGTATTGGGTCTTTCAAGTGGAACAAAGCTTCTTTTTTCTCTAACAACAAGGATTCCAGCTCTCCAATGAATTTAGATAAGAACCGGTCTTTGCAATCTATCGGAAACACGAGCATAGATTCCACGGTTTCGATGCCTGCGGCTCCACGAGCTGGGAGGAAGCCGTTTAAACGATTTGTGTGA
- the LOC103432776 gene encoding autophagy-related protein 11 has translation MSSSIAEGLVHQGKLLVHVAENGHSFELDCEDSTPVEAVMLYIESMAGINLNDQLVLCLDMKLEPQRPLSAYKLPADGLEVFIFNKARLQTNSPLPQPEQVEILDIADPQSPSASHDPHPLDDVSDPALKALPSYERQFRYHYHKGHAIYSCTQVKYENCERLLREQKVQERAVEVARGNLDQYYKMINQNYTEFMKRYSQQHRSHSDLLTNLGRDVEKLRSIKLHPALETATRKCLLDFVKEENLRKAGEICSSSHRQFENKVSQFKQMFSEVKRKVEELFSNRASLPIRNLEITIKEHQRYIHEQRSIMQSLSKDVNTVKKLVDDCLSCQLSSSLRPHDAVSALGPMYDVHDKNHLPRMQACDRVISKLLNFCKDKKNEMNVFLHRFMQKITYISYIIKDAKLQFPVFREAMVRQEDLFLDLKLVRGIGPAYRACLAEIVRRKASLKLYMGMAGQLAERLATKRETEVRRREEFLRAHSLYIPRDVLASMGLYDTPNQCDVNIAPFDTSLLDIEISDIDRYAPEYLTALSSKSAFRGSNSMSNESHSVDADESTLDNFENCNSEELLEGCELVEIAGTGKLEVENAKLKAELASAIAVICSFWPEVDFESLDDSKVDHLLKDAAEKTAEALHLKDEYGKHLKSMLREKQMQCLSYEKRIQELEQRLSDQYSQSQKISNDKDASEFGILSDKVDICKQEGGRGVHMPCSSHTDPMDEVSCVSSVFDAKLGLFNVQPGKMRDGVDENMMDSSAVRNHLMDSSMQELQREELLASGKDGKDKMEGQLGMSLTNSSTAESMPEPLNVIPCETAVDPGLDTKVSAELLLELQTALSEKSNQLSETEIKLKAAMEDVSMLKRELDTNRKLLDESQMNCAHLENCLHEAREEAQTHLCAADRRASEYSALRASAVKMRGLFERLRSCVYAQGGVASFNESLRTLAQSLGNSINDNEDDGTVEFRKCIRVLADRVGFLSRHREELLDKYPKVEAANEQLRKELEEKKELVKTLYTKHQLEKQANKEKISFGRLEVHEIAAFVLNTFGQYEAINRNCSNYYLSAESVALFTDHLPNQPNYIVGQIVHIERQTVKPMAPSSTRSEHELTSDTGTDRLALNSGLNPYGLPIGCEYFVVTVAMLPGTTTIHTPPPS, from the exons ATGAGTTCGAGTATCGCTGAAGGTTTGGTTCATCAGGGCAAGCTTTTGGTTCATGTTGCTGAGAATGGGCATTCATTTGAGCTCGATTGTGAAGACAGCACACCGGTGGAGGCAGTTATGCTGTATATTGAATCCATGGCTGGGATTAATCTCAATGACCAGCTTGTTTTGTGTTTGGATATGAAGCTTGAGCCACAGAGGCCGCTTTCGGCATATAAGCTTCCAGCTGATGGTCTGGAAGTGTTTATATTCAATAAAGCAAGACTGCAGACTAATTCTCCACTCCCTCAGCCCGAGCAAGTTGAAATTCTTGACATTGCTGACCCCCAATCACCTTCAGCTTCACATGACCCTCACCCTTTGGATGATGTTTCAGACCCTGCTTTGAAGGCCTTGCCTTCTTATGAAAGGCAATTTAGGTACCACTACCACAAGGGTCATGCAATTTACAGTTGCACCCAAGTAAAATATGAGAACTGTGAGAGGCTTTTGAGGGAGCAAAAGGTTCAAGAAAGGGCAGTGGAGGTTGCTAGGGGCAATTTGgatcaatattataaaatgatAAACCAAAACTATACAGAATTCATGAAGCGTTATTCACAACAGCATCGAAGTCATTCTGATCTTTTGACCAATCTTGGGAGGGATGTAGAAAAACTGAGATCTATCAAGCTTCACCCTGCATTAGAGACTGCCACTCGGAAGTGCTTATTGGATTTTGTGAAGGAAGAGAACTTGAGGAAAGCGGGAGAAATTTGTAGTAGTTCCCACAGGCAGTTTGAGAATAAGGTTTCACAGTTTAAACAGATGTTTAGTGAGGTAAAGCGGAAAGTCGAAGAATTGTTTTCTAATAGGGCTTCGTTGCCTATTAGGAATTTGGAAATCACGATTAAGGAGCACCAAAGATATATTCATGAGCAAAGGAGTATCATGCAATCATTGAG CAAAGATGTAAATACTGTCAAGAAACTCGTGGATGATTGCTTGTCTTGCCAATTGTCTTCCTCACTTCGTCCTCATGATGCAGTTTCAGCCTTGGGCCCTATGTATGATGTCCATGACAAAAATCACCTGCCTAGGATGCAGGCTTGTGATCGCGTAATTTCCAAGCTCCTCAACTTCTGCAAGGATAAAAAGAATGAAATGAATGTATTTCTCCATAGATTTATGCAAAAGATAACATATATTTCTTACATCATCAAAGATGCAAAATTACAGTTTCCTGTTTTTAGAGAGGCAATGGTCCGTCAGGAGGATCTATTTTTGGACTTAAAGTTGGTCCGTGGGATCGGCCCTGCATATAGAGCCTGCTTAGCAGAAATAGTCAGACGAAAGGCTTCATTGAAGCTTTACATGGGGATGGCTGGACAGTTGGCTGAAAGACTTGCGACAAAGAGGGAGACTGAAGTCAGGAGACGGGAGGAGTTTTTGAGAGCTCACAGTTTATACATACCCAGGGATGTATTAGCATCCATGGGACTATATGATACGCCTAATCAGTGTGATGTCAACATAGCTCCTTTTGATACTAGCTTGCTTGATATTGAGATTTCAGACATTGACCGTTATGCACCTGAGTACTTGACTGCACTGTCTTCAAAGAGTGCGTTTAGAGGTTCAAATTCTATGTCTAATGAAAGTCATTCGGTTGATGCTGATGAGAGTACATTGGATAACTTTGAGAATTGCAACTCTGAGGAGCTACTTGAAGGCTGTGAGTTGGTAGAGATTGCTGGAACTGGTAAGTTGGAAGTTGAGAATGCAAAACTGAAAGCAGAACTGGCGTCTGCTATAGCTGTGATTTGTTCATTCTGGCCTGAAGTAGACTTTGAATCATTGGATGATAGTAAAGTGGATCATTTATTGAAGGATGCCGCAGAGAAGACAGCTGAAGCCTTGCACCTGAAAGATGAATATGGaaagcatctaaaatctatgctCAGGGAGAAGCAGATGCAGTGTCTTTCATATGAGAAACGCATTCAAGAACTTGAACAGAGATTGTCTGATCAGTATTCACAAAGCCAGAAGATTTCAAATGATAAGGATGCCTCTGAATTTGGAATTTTGTCTGATAAGGTTGATATCTGCAAGCAAGAAGGTGGTAGGGGAGTCCATATGCCTTGCTCATCTCATACTGATCCCATGGATGAGGTTTCCTGCGTCTCTAGTGTTTTTGATGCAAAACTGGGTCTGTTCAATGTGCAACCTGGGAAAATGAGAGATGGGGTAGATGAAAATATGATGGATTCTTCTGCAGTACGAAATCATCTAATGGATTCATCCATGCAAGAGCTACAGCGTGAAGAACTGCTAGCCAGTGGTAAAGATGGGAAAGATAAGATGGAGGGGCAGCTGGGCATGTCACTGACAAACAGTTCTACTGCTGAAAGCATGCCTGAACCTCTTAATGTTATACCATGTGAAACAGCAGTTGACCCAGGCTTGGACACCAAAGTCAGTGCGGAGCTGTTACTGGAATTGCAAACTGCACTTTCAGAGAAGTCAAACCAGTTGAGTGAAACAGAAATTAAGCTTAAAGCTGCTATGGAGGATGTTTCTATGCTTAAGAGGGAATTGGACACAAATCGGAAACTCCTTGATGAATCTCAG ATGAATTGTGCGCATTTGGAGAATTGTTTGCATGAGGCAAGAGAGGAAGCTCAAACCCATCTTTGTGCGGCTGATCGTAGGGCCTCGGAGTATAGTGCACTGCGCGCATCTGCTGTGAAAATGCGTGGCCTTTTTGAAAGACTTAGGAGCTGTGTATATGCCCAGGGTGGGGTGGCTAGTTTTAATGAATCTTTGCGCACCTTAGCACAATCTCTGGGCAA TTCTATTAACGACAATGAAGATGATGGTACTGTTGAATTTCGGAAATGTATTCGGGTCCTGGCAGATAGAGTTGGCTTCTTGTCAAGGCACCGTGAAGAGCTACTTGACAAGTATCCAAAGGTTGAAGCTGCAAATGAACAACTTAGAAAAGAATTGGAAGAGAAGAAGGAGCTGGTTAAAACATTGTACACAAAGCATCAACTCGAGAAGCAG GCAAACAAAGAGAAGATATCTTTCGGTCGCTTGGAAGTCCACGAGATTGCTGCATTTGTTCTAAACACATTTGGGCAGTACGAGGCAATTAATCGGAATTGCTCCAACTACTACCTGTCTGCTGAATCTGTAGCCTTGTTTACCGATCATCTCCCAAATCAACCTAACTACATTGTTGGACAAATTGTGCACATCGAACGGCAGACTGTGAAGCCAATGGCTCCTAGTTCAACCCGGTCTGAGCACGAGCTAACATCTGACACGGGAACCGACCGTTTGGCCTTGAATTCAGGATTGAACCCGTATGGTCTCCCTATTGGCTGTGAATACTTCGTAGTGACAGTAGCCATGTTACCTGGTACCACCACCATTCATACCCCGCCTCCTTCCTGA